A single region of the Pseudomonas mandelii genome encodes:
- a CDS encoding CopD family protein has translation MTPFGIVYTLHVLSALVWVGGMFFAWMVLRPAAMKALEGPARLKLWVEVFQGFFRWVWVAVVLLPISGVGMIHLQYAGFEAAPRYVQVMMGLYVVMTALFIRIQALLLPELRTAVGAQDWPTGAATLGKIRKLVGINLIVGLVLVAIAAARPMF, from the coding sequence ATGACACCTTTTGGCATCGTTTACACCCTGCACGTCCTGTCCGCCCTGGTGTGGGTCGGCGGTATGTTTTTCGCCTGGATGGTCTTGCGGCCTGCAGCGATGAAGGCGCTGGAGGGGCCTGCCCGTTTGAAGCTGTGGGTGGAAGTGTTTCAAGGTTTTTTCCGCTGGGTCTGGGTCGCGGTCGTGCTGTTGCCGATCAGTGGCGTGGGCATGATTCATCTGCAATACGCCGGGTTTGAGGCGGCGCCGCGGTATGTGCAGGTGATGATGGGCTTGTATGTGGTGATGACCGCGCTGTTTATCCGGATTCAAGCGTTGCTGCTGCCAGAGTTGCGCACGGCGGTGGGCGCACAGGATTGGCCGACCGGGGCTGCGACGCTTGGGAAGATTCGCAAGTTGGTGGGGATCAATTTGATTGTCGGGTTGGTGCTGGTGGCGATTGCTGCGGCCAGACCGATGTTCTAA
- a CDS encoding collagen-like triple helix repeat-containing protein: MRKLCLLAALISPLACAQVVSVETNSLMRLPNTASTLQLERLEVADYGTLLIPSNVTEVTVGELHLGREARIAIVPSEQVLELKVSRAELSEGSQITARGAPGTYLKAARSGRNLNLQIKALNAPLLSVDARGGAGAPGFVGLDGANGQAPGCTWGQAGRGADGSNGSDGQPGAPGALVRLEVPRDYPVEQIKVQVAGGAGGIAGPGGKPGAGGKAKGCLVYEADGGKSGRPGIDGQPGPAGAAGSVTVQRL, encoded by the coding sequence ATGCGTAAACTCTGTCTGCTCGCCGCACTCATCAGCCCATTGGCCTGCGCCCAGGTGGTCAGTGTCGAAACCAATTCATTGATGCGCCTGCCCAACACCGCCAGCACCTTGCAGCTTGAACGCCTGGAAGTCGCCGATTACGGCACTTTGTTGATTCCTTCGAACGTGACCGAAGTTACCGTCGGCGAATTGCATCTGGGGCGTGAGGCGCGGATCGCCATCGTGCCAAGTGAACAGGTACTGGAATTGAAAGTCAGTCGTGCCGAATTGTCTGAAGGCAGCCAGATCACGGCTCGTGGGGCGCCGGGGACTTACCTCAAGGCCGCTCGCTCCGGACGCAACCTGAATTTGCAGATCAAGGCACTGAATGCACCGCTGTTGTCAGTAGACGCTCGCGGTGGCGCGGGTGCGCCAGGTTTTGTCGGCCTCGATGGGGCCAACGGTCAGGCGCCGGGTTGCACATGGGGTCAGGCCGGCCGCGGTGCCGATGGCAGCAATGGCAGTGATGGTCAGCCGGGGGCGCCGGGGGCGCTGGTCAGGCTGGAAGTGCCACGGGATTATCCGGTTGAACAGATCAAGGTTCAGGTGGCGGGTGGTGCCGGTGGCATCGCGGGGCCTGGCGGCAAGCCGGGCGCGGGCGGCAAGGCCAAGGGCTGCCTCGTTTACGAGGCCGATGGCGGCAAAAGCGGTCGTCCTGGGATTGATGGACAGCCGGGGCCTGCGGGTGCGGCGGGTTCGGTGACCGTTCAAAGGTTGTAA